The sequence ATGCCCTGGCGAATATCTGGGTCGGCTAGCACGTCAACGGTTTCAAAGGGTGCGCCCAAGACATTGAGAATTTGCACCACGTTGTTAGAGAAACCGCACTGGGGCATTAACTTGTTGCCCTTCATAAACACCATGATGGTGTTGTTTTGAACCAACTGGTCGAGTCTTTCTTTAGTTGCCGAATCCATAGCGTCGATACCTGTGCAGAACGAAACAAACGGTCAAAGCAGAGTAAGGCTTAAACTGAGGCACTTTGAGCAGCCCAGTCTTCTGGAGTGTATGTCTTCAAGGCTAGCGCATGGATGGCTTCGGAGGACATGGCCTCGCGCACCGCGCCGTAAACCAGCTGATGCTGCTGCACCAGACTGCGCCCACTAAACTCTGATGACACCACTACTACCTGGTAGTGGTCACCGCCACCGGTTAAGTCCTGTACTTGCACGCTGGCATCAGGCAGGCCAGCCTTAATCATGGTGCTAACCTGATCGGGAGTAATCATGGAGTCGTTGCTTTCCACTGGTGAATGGGTTAGAGGGTCGAGTACCCCATGACCATCTTGCCAGGGGTATCCCCCATTTGCCAGGGGCAAGCTATTAAATCTGGCTATGGGTGACCGCGAGGAATAAAGGCTTGACGGGGGTTATTCTCTAGGGGTAGCCGGTTCAACCGGGGTGGTGGCAGCCCGACCACTGTAGGGTTCATCAACAAACCCTAGCTCAAACAGCTGCTGATAGGCCCGCTGCCCCAGATCGCGGGTCGGTTGCTGGCTGCGCAAAATTTCCATTAAGAAGGGAACCGCTTGGTTGGGCTGATTTTGGGCTCGGTAGACGAGAGCCAGTTGGTAGGAGGCCTGATCGCGCAACTGGGCTGTCTCTAGAGCCTTTTCGCGATTGCTGCGATTGATCCGGGTATCAATACCCACAAACATTTGAGCCAGTTCTTGGTAGTAGGTCGAGAGTTGATTGAAGCTCTCTCTCGCCTGAATCAGCTTTTCTTCGGCTAGGGAGTAGTTTTGGTCAGCGATCGCAGCGTTAGCCTCACTCATTAGCTGAGTGCCGCTGGCAATGCTCAGAGCGCTGCTAGCCTGGTTCAACGGTCGCACAGGATCAGCACCATTAGTCTGAGCCAAAGCCGCCCCAGACGCCCCCCCAACTAGGGCCACAGATAGTGCAGCGACGGCCCAACGGCCTAGGGTGTGACGCAAAAAACGAGGGGAAACGGCCATGAATACGTTCTGGGGTGAGGGACAACCGAACTGAAAAACACTGAGGTATCTTATCATCTCGGTATGGCGTAATACGCTCTTTCTGGGCCGGTAGAGCAACTGTCCTAGGGGCATAGGTTTGCGCCATGGCCTTTTGGCAAAGGCTGTTCTGGGAGCAGGCTGTTCCCGCTGTTGGCTATACCACCTATGACTGCATCTTCCGCCGATTCTCGCTGGCCCAGCGGCAGCGGCCCCCGCCACGATTTTCGGGGAGAGATCTTGCAGCGCGGCGGTGAAGAGCTGCTGTTAGAGAAGGTGACCACCCGATTCACCACCCGTTTGGTCAGTCCGACGGCCTTAGAGGCTTTACAACAGCGCCTCAATCCGGTGGCTGTGCGACCCGTAGCTGGCGGGCAATTAATCGAGTGGCAGGTGGCTGAACCTGCCCTAGAATCGTCTTTGGCCCTGGCTCGACAGGATGCGGCAGTGCTGTTTGCAAGCCATGTTTATCGCCTGGCCGATAGTCCGCAAACCTGGGTTTACCTCACCGATCAGCTCACGGTGCAGTTTGCCCCCAATACAGCGGCTCAAACCATGGATGCGATCTTGGCTGAGTTGGGCCTGGTGCCTGAAAAGCCGGTGGCAGGTATTCCGCACACCTTTGTCGCTCGGGTGACGGCGGCGGCGGCCGAAAACCCCATCAAGCTTGCCAACCGGCTGATTGCGCTCGATGCCGTGCTGACGGCAGAGCCTAACCTCGCGATCGAAACCGGCAGTCTCTACCGCCCTACCGACGATCGCTACCCTCAACAATGGCACCTGTTTCACCGGGGTGGCGCCAACCTGGCAGCGGGGTCGCACATTTTTGCAGAGGCCGCCTGGGATGTGACGCGGGGAGCGCGATCGGTGGTGATCGCAGTGAGCGACGACGGCTTTGATTTGAACCATCCCGATCTGCAAGGGGTTGGCAAACTCGTAGGCCCCCTAGATTTGCAAGATAAAGATGCAGTGCCCCTGCCTACCAAGCAGACCGACAACCACGGCACGGCAGTGGCGGGTTTGGCGATCGGCGAGGAAAATACCACGGGTATTGTGGGGGTGGCTCCGGGCTGCGCGTTGATGCCCATTCGCACCACGGGCTTTATCGACGATGGGGCGATCGAGCAGCTGTTTGATGAGGCGGTGCGTCGGGGGGCCGATGTGATTGTCTGTAGCTGGTCGCCCGCAGCCAACTACTTTCCCCTGACGCTGCGGCAGACCAATGCCCTGACGCGGGCCGCCACCCTGGGCCGCAATGGCAAGGGCTGCGTGATTGTGTTCTCGGCTGGTAACGCCAATCGCCCGCTCAGCGGCACTATCAACGAAATGCAGTGGCCTCAAAATGCCCTCAGTGGCCCGACCCGATGGCTGAGTGGGTTTGCGATTCACCCCGACGTGATTGCTGTATCGGCCTCGACGAGTTTGGGGACGAAGGCGGCCTACAGCAACTGGGGCGAACATGTGGCCGTGGCGGCTCCCAGCAATAATGCAGCCCCCAGTATGGCGTTACCCCAGGTCGGCACAGTACAGACGGGGCCACCACTGCGGCAGTATCAGCCGGGGCTGGGCATGGTGACGAGCGATCGCACCCAGGGAGCCGGTTACTCCAACGACGACTACACCAATGCCTTTGGCGGCACCTCTAGTTCTTGTCCGGTGGTGGCAGGAGTGGCGGGGCTGATGCTGTCGGTCAACCCTAATCTGACAGCCCGGCAGGTGCGCGAGATTCTGCAAATCACCGCTGACAAAATTGTCGATCGCAACCCCGATCCTCAGCTGGGTTTGCAGTATGGCACCTACGATGCCAACGGCCACTCTCAATGGTTTGGCTACGGCAAGGTGAATGCAGCGGCGGCGGTGCGCGAAGCCCAGCGGCGGGCCTTTGCGGGGCGACAGCTAGGGCAGGTAGTGCGGCAGCAAACTCAGCCCTCCCTGGCCATTCCCGATCATCAGCCGGGGGGAGTCGAGAGTGGAATGGCGATCGCGGCTACCGGGCCGGTCGTCGACCTCCAGGTAGAGGTCAGCCTTGACCACGAGTTTCTGGGCGATATTAGCCTGACCCTGGTGGCCCCTAGCGGCGCTGCGGTGCTGCTGCAAGGCCGCACCCTGGGGCGTCAACGGGCACTGCGTACTACCTATACCCTACCGACTACCCCAGGGCTCACCCGGCTGATTGGCCAGCCAGCCCAGGGTACTTGGCGGCTGCGGGTAGTCGACAACGCCCCTGGCGCGACGGGGACGCTGCTGACCTGGGGCTTGGTGTTGGGGATCGGTGGCTAGAGACTGCCGCCTCTCAGCAAGCTCAGCCCAGCTTTGACGGCTTCGTAGCCAAACAACAAAATCAGCAGGGTGAGAATGCCGCCGCAGAGGCACAGCACTAGCCCGCCCAAGCTAATGGCACCGTCATCATCGAGCAGGCCAAAGCCGGTCACAAAAATGCCGATCGCAGGCAGAGTATTGGTTAAAGGAATCGGCAACATCATCGAAACCGCCATGGTGGCGATGGCAACGCCGATCACGGTGCGCCCCGGTAGGCTGGTGCAAACTGTGGTCATGCGGGGGCGCGCCACCGCCTCTAAACGTCGCAGCCAGGGGATGCCAGCCCCAATGATTTTTTGCACCGTCGCCAGGTCAAACTGGCGAGTCTTCCAGCCCTCGGGCACCCAGGGACGGGTGCGCCCAGCGATTAGCTGCACGGCCAGCAAAAAGATCACAACGCCAAAGGGTACCGAATAGCCCGGTGCTGGGATAGGTAAGGCGGAGGGCAAGGCCAGCAACACAAAGAGAAAGCCAAAGGTGCGCTCTCCCGCCAGGTCAAGCACCTCTTTAAGGCTGACCTTAGTGGTGGTAACTTCTTCAAAA is a genomic window of Nodosilinea sp. E11 containing:
- a CDS encoding BolA family transcriptional regulator, with translation MITPDQVSTMIKAGLPDASVQVQDLTGGGDHYQVVVVSSEFSGRSLVQQHQLVYGAVREAMSSEAIHALALKTYTPEDWAAQSASV
- a CDS encoding exopolysaccharide biosynthesis protein — its product is MARLSTELNRYFFEEVTTTKVSLKEVLDLAGERTFGFLFVLLALPSALPIPAPGYSVPFGVVIFLLAVQLIAGRTRPWVPEGWKTRQFDLATVQKIIGAGIPWLRRLEAVARPRMTTVCTSLPGRTVIGVAIATMAVSMMLPIPLTNTLPAIGIFVTGFGLLDDDGAISLGGLVLCLCGGILTLLILLFGYEAVKAGLSLLRGGSL
- the grxD gene encoding Grx4 family monothiol glutaredoxin; the protein is MDSATKERLDQLVQNNTIMVFMKGNKLMPQCGFSNNVVQILNVLGAPFETVDVLADPDIRQGIKEYSNWPTIPQVYINGEFVGGSDILIELYQNGKLQEMVEIALAS
- a CDS encoding S8 family serine peptidase — encoded protein: MTASSADSRWPSGSGPRHDFRGEILQRGGEELLLEKVTTRFTTRLVSPTALEALQQRLNPVAVRPVAGGQLIEWQVAEPALESSLALARQDAAVLFASHVYRLADSPQTWVYLTDQLTVQFAPNTAAQTMDAILAELGLVPEKPVAGIPHTFVARVTAAAAENPIKLANRLIALDAVLTAEPNLAIETGSLYRPTDDRYPQQWHLFHRGGANLAAGSHIFAEAAWDVTRGARSVVIAVSDDGFDLNHPDLQGVGKLVGPLDLQDKDAVPLPTKQTDNHGTAVAGLAIGEENTTGIVGVAPGCALMPIRTTGFIDDGAIEQLFDEAVRRGADVIVCSWSPAANYFPLTLRQTNALTRAATLGRNGKGCVIVFSAGNANRPLSGTINEMQWPQNALSGPTRWLSGFAIHPDVIAVSASTSLGTKAAYSNWGEHVAVAAPSNNAAPSMALPQVGTVQTGPPLRQYQPGLGMVTSDRTQGAGYSNDDYTNAFGGTSSSCPVVAGVAGLMLSVNPNLTARQVREILQITADKIVDRNPDPQLGLQYGTYDANGHSQWFGYGKVNAAAAVREAQRRAFAGRQLGQVVRQQTQPSLAIPDHQPGGVESGMAIAATGPVVDLQVEVSLDHEFLGDISLTLVAPSGAAVLLQGRTLGRQRALRTTYTLPTTPGLTRLIGQPAQGTWRLRVVDNAPGATGTLLTWGLVLGIGG